From Vigna unguiculata cultivar IT97K-499-35 chromosome 5, ASM411807v1, whole genome shotgun sequence, the proteins below share one genomic window:
- the LOC114185825 gene encoding uncharacterized protein LOC114185825: protein MSASDSSRARVLTGLTLDDVLANQKRPSSTPPREPQPKNRTLLDIIKDDESNKKDRRSWKAFKDKLRLKRAGSAWISTIHIPTSDVPIPNPNSRIFTQLGRRNSVRFPTQALTETPANSESDISSPYMTHQVEDLNPATEDPGPPAAAAPAIRPSFSRRGSTRFTGEAAENNTAGTLRPQLSLRSSANMPTAEPYRRGRVVTFRDSFDEEDGEEEGEKPGERTLSAREAVAAQEASEAAAQEAEDEEQAPVMMSLMDLLEETDREMGLEGSRYILSDEEDFDEDADDEDGGGSMEHTCCICMVRHKAASSIPCGHTFCRMCSRELMVSKGNCPLCNNFILEILEIF from the exons ATGTCAGCTTCGGATAGCAGCCGAGCCCGTGTGCTAACCGGCTTGACCCTAGACGACGTGTTAGCGAACCAGAAGAGACCTTCCTCCACGCCGCCCAGGGAACCACAGCCCAAGAACCGAACCCTACTTGACATCATCAAAGACGACGAATCCAACAAAAAGGATCGCAG ATCTTGGAAAGCCTTCAAGGACAAGCTTAGGCTAAAGCGCGCAGGGTCTGCTTGGATATCGACAATTCATATCCCTACTTCGGATGTCCCTATTCCTAACCCGAATAGTAGAATCTTTACGCAGCTTGGTCGCCGTAACTCGGTCCGATTCCCCACTCAGGCGCTGACTGAGACTCCGGCTAACTCCGAATCGGACATCTCATCTCCCTACATGACTCACCAGGTGGAGGACCTCAACCCCGCCACTGAAGACCCCGGTCCTCCGGCCGCCGCAGCTCCGGCAATCCGCCCCTCGTTTAGCCGCCGCGGTTCCACCCGCTTCACCGGCGAAGCCGCCGAGAACAACACCGCCGGAACCCTGCGGCCGCAGCTCTCGTTGCGGAGCTCGGCCAACATGCCGACGGCGGAGCCGTACCGGCGAGGGCGGGTGGTGACTTTCCGCGACAGCTTCGACGAGGAGGATGGGGAGGAGGAGGGGGAGAAGCCGGGGGAGAGGACGCTGTCAGCGAGGGAGGCGGTTGCGGCGCAGGAGGCGTCGGAAGCGGCGGCGCAGGAGGCGGAGGATGAGGAGCAGGCGCCGGTGATGATGTCGCTGATGGACTTGTTAGAGGAGACTGATAGGGAAATGGGGCTTGAAGGATCAAGGTATATATTGAGTGATGAGGAGGATTTTGATGAGGATGCAGATGATGAAGATGGAGGAGGTTCCATGGAGCACACTTGCTGTATTTGCATGGTCAGGCATAAAGCTGCTTCTTCTATACCTTGTGGCCACACTTTCTGCAGGATGTGTTCAAGGGAGCTTATGGTTAGTAAGGGGAATTGCCCACTCTGCAACAATTTCATTTTGGAGATTCTTGagattttttaa